In a single window of the Lates calcarifer isolate ASB-BC8 linkage group LG1, TLL_Latcal_v3, whole genome shotgun sequence genome:
- the klf5b gene encoding Krueppel-like factor 5 isoform X2: MDSYLSPHPQDLVNSKMLCRDGPLMLEPPFAEDFASPYSVNMSLLLPDVTYLHPGLCRTVRQIKTEPSHSLMHPTCQGTGVPPTLSGVLSAADTAGGNFFIKQEVPDFQDVPLFQLLNSDLEQLVHGSQLNSIPMAPGSLPNGNVQAGPVQKPASSPQSECFQFNRHIGHQQRPTYLPPSPPNSEPPSPDRGKELLHNLSPPPSYEASIASKLTFQTHNLIDPGQTSSVAPIQSPDQNSSVGLVQSPGAGPVQRSSLTPVQTTPGAGPLSPVLAQSAPAKYNRRNNPDLERRRIHHCDVPGCKKVYTKSSHLKAHLRTHTGEKPYQCSWEGCEWRFARSDELTRHFRKHTGAKPFQCAVCNRCFSRSDHLALHMKRHQR, encoded by the exons ATGGACAGCTACCTGTCACCGCACCCGCAGGACTTAGTAAACTCCAAAATGTTGTGCAGGGATGGCCCTCTGATGCTAGAGCCACCTTTCGCAGAAGACTTCGCCTCTCCTTACAGCGTCAACATGAGCCTGCTCCTCCCTGACGTCACATACCTGCACCCTGGCCTCTGCAGGACTGTGAGGCAGATTAAAACTGAGCCGTCACACTCCCTGATGCACCCCACCTGCCAGGGCACTGGAGTGCCGCCAACGCTCTCAGGTGTTCTTAGCGCGGCCGACACGGCAGGCGGCAACTTTTTCATAAAGCAGGAAGTGCCAGATTTCCAGGACGTTCCCCTGTTTCAGCTTTTGAACTCTGATTTGGAGCAGCTCGTTCATGGATCGCAGCTGAACTCCATCCCCATGGCCCCAGGAAGTCTTCCCAACGGGAATGTCCAAGCAGGCCCAGTGCAGAAACCCGCAAGCAGTCCTCAGAgtgaatgttttcagtttaatcGACACATAGGCCATCAGCAGAGACCGACCTACTTGCCACCTTCTCCGCCAAACTCGGAGCCCCCGAGTCCAGACAGGGGGAAGGAGCTCCTTCACAATCTGTCCCCACCACCCTCCTACGAAGCCAGCATCGCCTCTAAGTTAACTTTTCAGACCCATAATCTCATTGACCCAGGACAAACTTCCAGTGTAGCTCCAATCCAAAGTCCAGACCAAAATTCCAGTGTCGGATTAGTCCAAAGTCCAGGTGCTGGACCAGTCCAACGTTCAAGCCTGACACCGGTTCAGACTACGCCTGGTGCTGGCCCGCTGTCCCCAGTGTTGGCCCAGTCAGCTCCAGCCAAGTACAATCGGAGGAATAATCCTGATCTGGAGAGGCGGCGGATTCACCACTGTGACGTCCCAG gATGCAAGAAAGTATACACCAAGTCGTCTCATTTAAAAGCCCATCTACGGACCCATACAG gAGAGAAGCCTTACCAGTGCTCCTGGGAGGGATGTGAGTGGCGCTTCGCTCGTTCTGATGAGCTGACTCGCCATTTCAGGAAACACACCGGGGCAAAGCCTTTCCAGTGTGCAGTATGTAACCGCTGTTTCTCCCGCTCTGACCACCTGGCCCTGCACATGAAGAGACACCAGCGCTAG
- the klf5b gene encoding Krueppel-like factor 5 isoform X1 — MAAAVRNNVWVAPGQDAQFLHKTAAPLTSDGLRGEDRGQVLCNTRDAIPGTSSFHDYNLGKSEMDSYLSPHPQDLVNSKMLCRDGPLMLEPPFAEDFASPYSVNMSLLLPDVTYLHPGLCRTVRQIKTEPSHSLMHPTCQGTGVPPTLSGVLSAADTAGGNFFIKQEVPDFQDVPLFQLLNSDLEQLVHGSQLNSIPMAPGSLPNGNVQAGPVQKPASSPQSECFQFNRHIGHQQRPTYLPPSPPNSEPPSPDRGKELLHNLSPPPSYEASIASKLTFQTHNLIDPGQTSSVAPIQSPDQNSSVGLVQSPGAGPVQRSSLTPVQTTPGAGPLSPVLAQSAPAKYNRRNNPDLERRRIHHCDVPGCKKVYTKSSHLKAHLRTHTGEKPYQCSWEGCEWRFARSDELTRHFRKHTGAKPFQCAVCNRCFSRSDHLALHMKRHQR; from the exons ATGGCCGCTGCCGTAAGGAATAATGTTTGGGTTGCTCCGGGGCAGGACGCGCAGTTTCTCCACAAAACCGCCGCACCACTGACATCCGACGGTCTGAGAGGTGAAGATCGTGGACAAGTGCTCTGCAACACGAGGGATGCCATCCCGGGAACTTCCTCCTTTCATGATTACAATTTG ggtAAATCAGAGATGGACAGCTACCTGTCACCGCACCCGCAGGACTTAGTAAACTCCAAAATGTTGTGCAGGGATGGCCCTCTGATGCTAGAGCCACCTTTCGCAGAAGACTTCGCCTCTCCTTACAGCGTCAACATGAGCCTGCTCCTCCCTGACGTCACATACCTGCACCCTGGCCTCTGCAGGACTGTGAGGCAGATTAAAACTGAGCCGTCACACTCCCTGATGCACCCCACCTGCCAGGGCACTGGAGTGCCGCCAACGCTCTCAGGTGTTCTTAGCGCGGCCGACACGGCAGGCGGCAACTTTTTCATAAAGCAGGAAGTGCCAGATTTCCAGGACGTTCCCCTGTTTCAGCTTTTGAACTCTGATTTGGAGCAGCTCGTTCATGGATCGCAGCTGAACTCCATCCCCATGGCCCCAGGAAGTCTTCCCAACGGGAATGTCCAAGCAGGCCCAGTGCAGAAACCCGCAAGCAGTCCTCAGAgtgaatgttttcagtttaatcGACACATAGGCCATCAGCAGAGACCGACCTACTTGCCACCTTCTCCGCCAAACTCGGAGCCCCCGAGTCCAGACAGGGGGAAGGAGCTCCTTCACAATCTGTCCCCACCACCCTCCTACGAAGCCAGCATCGCCTCTAAGTTAACTTTTCAGACCCATAATCTCATTGACCCAGGACAAACTTCCAGTGTAGCTCCAATCCAAAGTCCAGACCAAAATTCCAGTGTCGGATTAGTCCAAAGTCCAGGTGCTGGACCAGTCCAACGTTCAAGCCTGACACCGGTTCAGACTACGCCTGGTGCTGGCCCGCTGTCCCCAGTGTTGGCCCAGTCAGCTCCAGCCAAGTACAATCGGAGGAATAATCCTGATCTGGAGAGGCGGCGGATTCACCACTGTGACGTCCCAG gATGCAAGAAAGTATACACCAAGTCGTCTCATTTAAAAGCCCATCTACGGACCCATACAG gAGAGAAGCCTTACCAGTGCTCCTGGGAGGGATGTGAGTGGCGCTTCGCTCGTTCTGATGAGCTGACTCGCCATTTCAGGAAACACACCGGGGCAAAGCCTTTCCAGTGTGCAGTATGTAACCGCTGTTTCTCCCGCTCTGACCACCTGGCCCTGCACATGAAGAGACACCAGCGCTAG